In the genome of Porphyrobacter sp. ULC335, one region contains:
- the surE gene encoding 5'/3'-nucleotidase SurE has protein sequence MRILLTNDDGIHAPGLKVLEEIARQFSDDIWICAPSEEQSGAGHSLTLTRPVRLQTLGERRFAVTGTPTDSVMMALRTVMPDAPDLILSGVNRGANLADDITYSGTVSAAIEGALAGIRSIAFSQVYAREGMGDDVPFGAAREWGPKVLKPLIDAPMADRTLINVNFPARAPEDVKGIRVVRQGFHDYSRGTLVEGRDPRGYRYFWFGLDQIEHTLDHGTDLEAIEEGYVAVTPLQLDLTHYSTIGILADRFGG, from the coding sequence CTGAGAATCCTCCTCACCAATGACGACGGCATCCACGCCCCCGGCCTCAAGGTGCTGGAGGAGATCGCGCGGCAGTTTTCCGACGATATCTGGATCTGCGCCCCGTCCGAGGAGCAATCGGGCGCGGGTCACTCGCTCACCTTGACCCGTCCCGTCCGGCTCCAGACACTGGGCGAGCGACGCTTCGCCGTCACCGGCACGCCCACCGATAGCGTGATGATGGCGCTGCGCACGGTCATGCCCGATGCGCCAGACCTGATCCTGTCCGGCGTCAATCGCGGCGCGAACCTTGCCGATGACATCACCTATTCCGGCACCGTCTCAGCCGCGATCGAGGGCGCGCTGGCCGGCATCCGCTCCATCGCCTTCAGCCAGGTCTATGCCCGCGAAGGCATGGGCGATGACGTGCCCTTCGGCGCGGCCCGCGAATGGGGGCCGAAGGTGTTGAAGCCGCTGATCGACGCGCCGATGGCCGACCGCACGCTCATCAACGTCAACTTCCCGGCACGCGCTCCCGAGGACGTGAAGGGCATCCGCGTCGTGCGGCAAGGCTTCCACGACTACTCGCGCGGCACCCTTGTCGAAGGGCGCGACCCGCGCGGCTACCGCTATTTCTGGTTCGGGCTCGACCAGATCGAGCATACGCTGGACCATGGCACCGATCTGGAAGCAATCGAGGAAGGCTATGTCGCGGTGACTCCGCTGCAGCTCGACCTCACCCATTATTCGACCATCGGCATCCTCGCCGATCGATTCGGCGGCTGA
- a CDS encoding M14 metallopeptidase family protein yields the protein MRNMFLGRWLIVLAALTGAGFPANAQSFAEGSFDSAIPTLTATVGHAPGSRITSPDQTYAYLKALAEAAPDRAQLVQYAVSWEGRPLYYLVLSAPANMARIDAIRADMANIAAGRAGNGSALPVTWLAYGVHGNEISSTDAALMTAYHLLAAQGDERAAKIMANTIVVVDPMQNPDGRARFVNNFLASTGIVPDADRQAAEHDEPWPSGRVNHYMFDLNRDWFTLSQPETRGKVAAIRQWNPVVVVDLHEMGGDETYFFSPAAQPFSPNLTPAQIRAYELIGRYNAAAFDARGEPYFTREVFDLFYPGYGDTWNAHQGAVGSTYEQGSARGLVFARRDGTELTYADGVENHFTASLATAAAVADNPQKFLSDFAAYRAGNASGAAGRGAYVIDLGKRRWNAERLGRRLAAQGITVLRREGSASVCGKSYPSGYLAVPQAQPAARLIRSLLDRDTPLPPDFLAEQERRRSVDLPHELYDVTAWSVGPMAGVDVALCNTTVSGDPLSPDAPIIAKAEGSGAFAIAVPWTDGGQARLVTLALREGIEGRVTDKAFTTAGREFPRGTVVFPAGSNSPEKMARLAALASEVGAHTVALDSGWVDSGPNLGSERFVRLTLPRVAVAWDDGVSQLSAGALRFVLEQRIGLPVTPIRTSRLARADLSDYDVLLVPEGDPSGVLGDGGQRAVRSFVQRGGVLVAIGESLESFSGGDNPLLAVKREAALGREPAEGGDAKGALAEAVAITNDAEYREAIKDQQALPDTLPGALLNVVGEPDHFLSAGYDDGAVVLATGTQIFTPLDRAKGINVLRFAAPGNLIASGYVWDENRKQLAYKPYLVAQPQGRGLVIGFAHDPSTRAYLEGLDLLIANAVLVAPSRVR from the coding sequence ATGCGGAACATGTTCTTGGGGCGGTGGCTCATCGTGCTGGCGGCGCTGACGGGTGCCGGCTTCCCGGCAAACGCCCAATCCTTTGCCGAGGGCAGCTTCGATTCGGCTATCCCCACGCTGACGGCCACGGTCGGCCATGCGCCGGGCAGCCGCATCACCTCGCCCGACCAGACCTATGCCTACCTCAAGGCGCTGGCCGAGGCCGCGCCTGATCGCGCGCAGCTGGTGCAATATGCGGTGAGCTGGGAAGGCCGGCCGCTCTATTACCTCGTGCTCTCCGCGCCGGCGAACATGGCGAGGATCGATGCGATCCGCGCCGATATGGCGAACATCGCCGCCGGACGCGCGGGCAATGGATCGGCGCTGCCGGTCACCTGGCTCGCCTATGGCGTTCACGGCAACGAGATTTCCTCGACCGATGCCGCGTTGATGACCGCCTATCACCTGCTTGCCGCGCAGGGTGACGAACGCGCGGCGAAGATCATGGCGAACACCATCGTGGTGGTCGACCCGATGCAGAACCCCGATGGCCGGGCGCGCTTCGTGAACAACTTCCTCGCCTCGACAGGGATCGTCCCCGATGCCGACCGGCAGGCCGCCGAGCATGACGAGCCGTGGCCGAGCGGGCGGGTCAATCACTACATGTTCGATTTGAACCGCGACTGGTTCACGCTTTCCCAGCCCGAGACCCGCGGCAAGGTGGCCGCGATCCGCCAGTGGAACCCGGTCGTGGTGGTCGACTTGCACGAAATGGGCGGGGACGAGACTTACTTCTTCTCGCCCGCTGCCCAGCCCTTTAGCCCCAACCTCACCCCGGCACAGATCCGCGCCTATGAACTGATCGGTCGCTACAACGCGGCTGCCTTCGACGCGCGCGGCGAGCCCTATTTCACGCGTGAGGTGTTCGACCTGTTCTACCCGGGTTACGGCGACACCTGGAACGCGCATCAGGGCGCAGTCGGATCGACCTACGAGCAAGGCTCGGCACGCGGGCTGGTGTTTGCCCGGCGCGACGGGACCGAACTGACCTATGCCGACGGGGTGGAGAACCACTTCACCGCCAGCTTGGCGACCGCCGCTGCGGTGGCCGACAATCCGCAAAAGTTCCTTTCAGACTTCGCGGCCTATCGCGCAGGCAATGCCAGCGGCGCTGCCGGACGCGGGGCCTATGTCATCGATCTCGGCAAGCGGCGCTGGAATGCAGAGCGCCTGGGCCGGAGGCTCGCTGCGCAAGGCATCACGGTGCTGCGCCGCGAAGGGAGCGCCAGCGTCTGCGGCAAGTCCTATCCGTCCGGTTACCTCGCTGTCCCGCAGGCCCAACCTGCCGCCCGGCTGATCCGCAGCCTGCTCGACCGCGACACGCCGTTGCCGCCTGACTTCCTTGCCGAACAGGAACGCCGCCGCTCGGTCGATCTGCCGCACGAACTCTATGACGTGACCGCCTGGTCGGTGGGACCGATGGCGGGCGTCGACGTGGCGCTTTGCAATACCACCGTAAGCGGCGACCCGCTGAGCCCCGATGCGCCGATCATAGCCAAGGCGGAAGGTAGCGGAGCGTTTGCCATAGCCGTGCCGTGGACCGATGGCGGTCAGGCCCGTCTGGTCACGCTGGCCCTGCGCGAAGGGATCGAGGGCCGCGTCACCGACAAGGCGTTCACCACTGCAGGCCGCGAGTTTCCGCGTGGGACCGTGGTGTTCCCGGCCGGATCGAACAGCCCTGAAAAGATGGCACGCCTCGCCGCGCTGGCCAGCGAGGTGGGCGCGCATACCGTCGCGCTTGATAGCGGTTGGGTCGACAGCGGGCCGAACCTCGGCAGTGAACGCTTCGTGCGGCTCACCCTGCCACGCGTTGCTGTGGCCTGGGATGACGGGGTGTCGCAGCTCTCGGCGGGCGCGCTGCGCTTTGTGCTCGAACAGCGCATCGGTCTGCCGGTGACGCCGATCCGCACCAGCCGCCTCGCGCGCGCCGACCTCAGCGATTATGACGTGCTGCTGGTGCCCGAGGGTGACCCTTCGGGTGTGCTTGGCGATGGCGGGCAGCGCGCGGTGCGCAGCTTCGTCCAGCGCGGCGGGGTGCTGGTGGCGATCGGCGAAAGCCTGGAAAGCTTCAGCGGCGGCGATAACCCGCTGCTTGCCGTCAAGCGCGAAGCCGCGCTGGGCCGCGAGCCTGCCGAGGGCGGCGATGCCAAGGGCGCACTGGCCGAGGCGGTCGCCATCACCAATGACGCAGAGTACCGCGAGGCTATCAAGGATCAGCAGGCCTTGCCCGACACCCTGCCGGGCGCGCTGCTGAATGTGGTGGGCGAGCCGGACCACTTCCTCTCCGCCGGTTACGATGATGGCGCGGTGGTGCTGGCGACGGGGACGCAGATCTTCACCCCGCTCGACCGGGCGAAGGGCATCAACGTGCTGCGCTTCGCCGCGCCCGGCAATCTGATCGCCAGCGGTTATGTGTGGGACGAGAACCGTAAGCAGTTGGCTTACAAGCCCTACCTCGTGGCACAGCCGCAGGGGCGCGGGCTGGTGATCGGCTTCGCGCATGATCCCTCCACCCGCGCCTATCTCGAAGGGCTCGATCTGCTGATTGCCAACGCCGTCCTCGTTGCGCCGTCGCGGGTGCGGTGA
- a CDS encoding DUF6356 family protein codes for MITKLFTDHPRAIGETYGQHARTALSFGWRMVVGGLACMVHAIIPGLFVKTASRTVVQLDAEMRGRKPAPGAEEFAYVI; via the coding sequence ATGATCACGAAGCTCTTCACAGACCACCCGCGCGCCATCGGCGAGACCTATGGCCAGCACGCCCGGACCGCACTCAGCTTTGGATGGCGGATGGTAGTCGGGGGTCTGGCATGCATGGTCCACGCCATCATCCCGGGCCTGTTCGTCAAAACCGCGAGCCGCACAGTGGTGCAACTCGACGCTGAAATGCGCGGCCGCAAGCCTGCACCGGGCGCCGAGGAATTCGCTTACGTCATCTAG
- a CDS encoding potassium channel family protein produces MAEEPSRNPFRRKALLADQFQPLRRQVRIPVWGDLGIRMGLAFLLITLVIAIHWWDRAGLKDNHDNVISFLDVVYFTMISITTTGFGDIAPISDRARLIEAVIVTPVRIAVLFIFVGAAYDFVIKRSWEKFRMARIQEQLTDHVVVLGFGVSGAQSVGELIERGVDPRCIVVIDPSEERLTEAEKLGVNVMAADATRDETLKAVRIAQAASVLVSAGRDDTSILMVLTVRHLAPKVPISVVVRAEDNELLARQAGANNVINPVRFTGLLLAGSVKGAHIADYLADLASVGGRVQLVEREVSAAECGKSITDLKSGGQGLRVYRNGRAIGFWEDECQMLQPGDVVVEIVPTAQSENGSAG; encoded by the coding sequence ATGGCCGAGGAGCCGAGCCGCAATCCGTTCCGGCGCAAGGCGCTGCTGGCTGACCAGTTCCAGCCGCTGCGGCGGCAGGTCAGGATTCCGGTGTGGGGCGATCTCGGCATCCGCATGGGCCTCGCCTTCCTGCTGATCACGCTGGTGATAGCGATCCACTGGTGGGACCGCGCGGGGCTGAAAGATAATCACGACAACGTCATCAGCTTCCTCGACGTCGTCTATTTCACCATGATCAGCATCACGACCACGGGCTTCGGCGATATCGCTCCGATTTCCGACCGGGCGCGGCTGATCGAGGCCGTGATCGTCACCCCGGTGCGCATCGCGGTGCTGTTCATCTTCGTGGGCGCGGCCTACGATTTCGTCATCAAGCGCAGCTGGGAGAAGTTTCGCATGGCTCGCATCCAGGAGCAGCTGACCGATCATGTGGTGGTGCTGGGCTTCGGCGTCTCCGGCGCGCAAAGCGTGGGCGAATTGATCGAACGCGGGGTCGATCCGCGCTGCATCGTCGTAATCGACCCGTCCGAGGAACGCCTGACCGAAGCGGAAAAGCTTGGCGTCAATGTCATGGCCGCCGATGCGACGCGTGACGAAACGCTGAAAGCGGTCAGGATCGCGCAGGCCGCCAGCGTGCTGGTGAGCGCCGGGCGCGACGATACCTCGATCCTGATGGTGCTGACCGTGCGCCACCTCGCGCCCAAGGTTCCGATCAGCGTGGTGGTGCGCGCAGAGGATAATGAGCTGCTGGCGCGGCAGGCGGGCGCGAACAACGTCATCAACCCGGTGCGTTTCACCGGCCTGCTGCTGGCCGGCAGCGTCAAGGGTGCACACATCGCCGATTATCTCGCCGACCTCGCCAGCGTCGGTGGGCGGGTGCAACTGGTCGAGCGCGAGGTGAGCGCGGCAGAATGCGGCAAGTCGATCACCGACCTCAAGAGCGGCGGACAGGGCCTGCGGGTCTATCGCAATGGCCGCGCCATCGGCTTCTGGGAGGACGAGTGCCAGATGCTCCAGCCAGGCGATGTGGTGGTGGAAATCGTTCCGACCGCGCAGAGCGAGAACGGCTCAGCGGGTTAG
- a CDS encoding Fe2+-dependent dioxygenase, protein MILAIQAIPDAEDLTAIAERIALLEWRDGRETAGSVARQVKRNEQAAMDSTAGRGLQDEISRILGDHPVIKAAAQPRRFSPLIISRTGVGGKYGAHVDNALMGRGAKRLRTDLSFTLFLTPPADYDGGELVIHAAGTTQEVKGEPGHLVLYPSGSIHEVKPVTRGTRIVCVGWIESLVADAAQREMLFDLENLRAALRQQLPGQSAELLTLDKTIANLLRMWARS, encoded by the coding sequence ATGATCCTTGCCATCCAAGCCATTCCCGACGCCGAAGACCTCACCGCGATCGCCGAGCGCATCGCCCTGCTCGAATGGCGCGACGGACGCGAGACGGCGGGCTCCGTCGCGCGGCAGGTCAAGCGGAACGAACAGGCAGCGATGGACAGCACTGCCGGCCGCGGGCTTCAGGACGAGATCAGCCGCATCCTGGGCGATCATCCCGTCATCAAGGCCGCCGCCCAGCCGCGCCGGTTCTCGCCATTGATCATCAGCCGAACGGGGGTGGGCGGAAAGTACGGTGCCCATGTCGACAACGCACTGATGGGACGCGGCGCAAAACGGCTGCGCACCGACCTGTCCTTTACCCTCTTCCTCACCCCGCCCGCAGATTACGACGGGGGCGAGTTGGTGATCCATGCCGCCGGCACGACCCAGGAAGTCAAGGGCGAGCCGGGCCATCTGGTGCTCTACCCATCGGGCAGTATCCACGAGGTGAAGCCCGTCACGCGCGGCACGCGGATTGTTTGCGTGGGATGGATCGAAAGCCTCGTTGCCGATGCCGCGCAGCGCGAGATGCTGTTCGATCTGGAAAACCTGCGCGCTGCGCTGCGTCAACAGCTCCCCGGTCAGTCCGCCGAGCTGCTGACCCTCGACAAGACCATCGCCAACTTATTGCGGATGTGGGCGCGTTCTTGA
- a CDS encoding TonB-dependent receptor gives MRFTNYARTALLVGTAGLASLANPLAAQDSAADTVADEAPAESGEILVTARRRAERLIDVPVAVTSFDQADLQRTQSIDLSGLQAAAPNLNLVQGRGSAASANIFIRGLGQPDALQTFDPAVGIYVDGVYLSRIQGALLGLFDVERIEVLRGPQGTLYGKNTTGGAISIVSRKPDLDDVRAAGSALYGSYDQIVLNGYLSAPLVTDRVALSLAGQYDKRDGIVTDPRTGRKYNDRDSLTARGILRVQATDTIELIASGDYNRQRNALTLGYATANLGGVRPIPAQPDGAYDFRASTSFTGDEGQRLDHWGASLTANVELSDAITLTSITAWRKLEPDLFIDIDATQAELGDVFVGIDQRQFSQEVQLKWDTSNFRGVFGLFYLNENIRSHQEAYADDLFGVPFTRLIDDEQNTKSYAAFGQATYDFTDRLSITGGLRYTKEDRRYDRVTTTVSTFGPLNGLTFRFPGSLPAPFNLDNDISFDAWTPSVTLSYKPGADSQIYASASRGFKSGGFNGRANGLADLTLVVNGTSQLVTNFAPETVWTYEAGAKASFLDGRVYLAGNVFYSDFKDFQARVGGGAVGVFPVLNAGKMSIRGAELEAVVKPTKAWTVRSSLGYLDAQYEEFNDGRRAPAFSCNPTGTQITCEPAFAPPITFNVATDYRIGLGSAGSLTFAGDARFVDKHFLSVDNRAGLVEDGYWLTNAFVRFDDANRRFYVQGGVKNLTDELYRTDGQEFSSVGNIQTVYFGDPRTWNVMVGFAF, from the coding sequence ATGAGATTCACCAATTATGCCCGCACGGCGCTGCTTGTCGGCACCGCCGGCCTTGCCAGCCTTGCCAATCCCCTCGCCGCGCAGGACAGCGCAGCCGATACAGTCGCGGACGAAGCCCCGGCCGAGAGCGGCGAAATCCTCGTCACCGCGCGCCGCCGTGCAGAGCGCCTGATCGACGTGCCGGTCGCGGTCACATCCTTCGACCAGGCCGATCTACAGCGCACCCAGTCGATCGACCTGTCCGGCCTTCAGGCCGCCGCCCCCAACCTCAACCTCGTTCAGGGCCGTGGCTCGGCCGCGAGCGCCAACATCTTCATCCGCGGCCTCGGCCAGCCTGACGCGCTCCAGACATTCGATCCCGCAGTCGGAATCTATGTCGACGGCGTCTACCTGTCGCGCATTCAGGGCGCGCTGCTCGGCCTGTTCGATGTCGAGCGGATCGAAGTGCTGCGCGGCCCGCAGGGCACGCTCTACGGCAAGAACACCACGGGAGGCGCGATCTCGATCGTCAGCCGCAAGCCCGATCTCGACGATGTCCGCGCCGCCGGTTCGGCGCTCTACGGCAGCTACGACCAGATCGTGCTCAATGGCTATCTCAGCGCGCCGCTGGTCACAGACCGCGTGGCGCTCAGCCTCGCGGGCCAGTATGACAAGCGCGATGGGATCGTCACCGATCCGCGCACGGGACGCAAGTACAACGATCGCGACAGCCTTACCGCGCGCGGCATCCTGCGTGTGCAGGCAACCGACACCATCGAGCTGATTGCGAGCGGAGACTACAACCGCCAGCGCAACGCGCTTACCCTGGGCTACGCCACCGCCAACCTTGGCGGCGTGCGGCCAATCCCTGCCCAGCCCGATGGTGCCTATGACTTCCGCGCCTCCACCAGCTTCACCGGCGACGAAGGCCAGCGGCTCGATCACTGGGGCGCCAGCCTCACTGCCAATGTGGAACTCTCGGATGCGATCACGCTGACCAGCATCACCGCGTGGCGCAAGCTTGAACCCGACCTGTTCATCGACATCGATGCCACTCAGGCCGAGCTCGGCGACGTCTTCGTCGGCATCGACCAGCGTCAGTTCAGCCAGGAAGTCCAGCTGAAGTGGGACACCAGCAACTTCCGCGGCGTGTTCGGGCTGTTCTACCTCAACGAAAATATCCGCTCGCATCAGGAGGCCTATGCCGATGATTTGTTCGGCGTGCCCTTCACCCGCCTGATCGACGACGAGCAGAACACCAAGAGCTACGCGGCCTTCGGTCAGGCGACCTACGACTTCACCGATCGCCTCAGCATCACTGGCGGCCTGCGCTACACCAAGGAAGATCGCCGCTACGACCGTGTCACCACGACCGTCTCAACCTTCGGTCCGCTGAACGGGCTGACCTTCCGCTTCCCGGGCAGCCTGCCCGCGCCGTTCAATCTCGATAACGACATCAGCTTCGATGCCTGGACGCCGAGCGTCACCCTATCGTACAAGCCGGGTGCGGACAGCCAGATCTACGCCTCGGCCTCGCGGGGCTTCAAGTCAGGCGGCTTCAATGGCCGCGCCAACGGCCTCGCCGATCTCACGCTGGTGGTGAACGGCACCTCGCAGCTGGTGACGAACTTCGCGCCCGAGACCGTGTGGACCTACGAAGCAGGTGCCAAGGCAAGCTTCCTCGACGGGCGCGTCTACCTGGCTGGCAACGTCTTCTACAGCGACTTCAAAGATTTCCAGGCCCGTGTCGGTGGCGGCGCGGTGGGCGTCTTCCCGGTGCTCAACGCCGGCAAGATGTCGATCCGTGGCGCAGAGCTGGAAGCCGTGGTCAAGCCGACCAAGGCCTGGACGGTGCGCAGTAGCCTCGGCTATCTCGATGCGCAGTATGAGGAATTCAACGACGGCCGCCGCGCGCCCGCCTTCAGCTGCAACCCGACCGGCACGCAGATCACGTGCGAGCCGGCCTTCGCTCCACCGATCACCTTCAACGTTGCGACCGATTACCGCATCGGACTGGGCAGCGCGGGCAGCCTGACCTTCGCCGGCGATGCGCGCTTCGTCGACAAGCATTTCCTGAGCGTCGACAACCGTGCGGGGCTGGTCGAGGACGGCTACTGGCTCACCAACGCCTTCGTTCGCTTCGATGATGCCAACCGGCGCTTCTATGTGCAGGGCGGGGTGAAGAACCTCACCGACGAACTCTACAGAACCGATGGTCAGGAGTTCAGCTCGGTTGGAAACATCCAGACTGTCTACTTCGGCGACCCGCGCACGTGGAATGTGATGGTCGGCTTCGCGTTCTGA
- a CDS encoding DUF1761 domain-containing protein: MSDFALWPVLAGTAAFFAVGALWYGVIFAKPWQRAAGLSNTQLKSGNMGLIFALTFAFEMLIAMVLWHLVARTDPPQFVVMMMAVGFAIGVMIPAIGINYLYLRKPLALFLIDAGHFLVGMAAMGGVYVWFRA, from the coding sequence ATGAGTGATTTCGCCCTGTGGCCGGTGCTGGCGGGAACCGCAGCGTTCTTTGCCGTGGGCGCCCTGTGGTACGGGGTGATCTTCGCCAAGCCTTGGCAGCGCGCGGCCGGGCTTTCGAACACCCAGCTCAAGAGCGGCAACATGGGGCTGATCTTCGCGCTGACCTTTGCCTTCGAGATGCTGATCGCGATGGTGCTGTGGCACCTCGTGGCTCGCACCGATCCGCCGCAATTCGTGGTGATGATGATGGCGGTCGGATTTGCGATCGGGGTGATGATCCCGGCGATCGGGATCAACTATCTCTACCTGCGCAAACCGCTCGCGCTGTTCCTGATCGATGCTGGCCATTTCCTCGTCGGCATGGCGGCGATGGGCGGGGTGTACGTGTGGTTCAGGGCCTAA
- a CDS encoding TetR/AcrR family transcriptional regulator, whose amino-acid sequence MGNSPGTATKVEDAACSDAKTPRTERGRRTLRKLLDAAAEEFGEKGFHEASVSSITRRAGVALGSFYTYFDSKDALFRALVADMSEKVRTSARSALTDGMGALEIERAALAAFLHFAAEHKEVYRIIDEAEFVDPASYREHYETIAARIAERLRAGAAGGEFRDGLGELEAWAMMGMNVFVGLRYVVWGGGAEMGPDDIAAGVNRLLAEGVLRR is encoded by the coding sequence ATGGGCAACAGTCCGGGCACCGCGACAAAAGTCGAAGACGCTGCGTGCAGCGACGCCAAGACGCCGCGCACCGAGCGTGGGCGGCGGACGTTGCGCAAGCTGCTCGATGCTGCGGCCGAGGAATTTGGCGAGAAGGGCTTCCACGAAGCCTCGGTCAGCTCGATCACCCGCCGGGCGGGCGTGGCGCTGGGCAGCTTCTATACCTATTTCGACAGCAAGGACGCGCTGTTCCGCGCGCTCGTCGCCGATATGAGCGAGAAAGTGCGCACCAGCGCGCGTTCGGCGCTGACGGACGGCATGGGCGCGCTGGAGATCGAGCGGGCCGCGCTCGCCGCGTTCCTGCACTTCGCCGCCGAGCACAAGGAAGTCTACCGGATCATCGACGAGGCGGAGTTCGTCGATCCGGCGAGTTACCGCGAACACTACGAGACCATTGCCGCCCGTATCGCTGAAAGGCTGCGCGCCGGGGCCGCCGGGGGCGAATTCCGCGATGGCCTGGGTGAACTTGAGGCCTGGGCGATGATGGGCATGAACGTCTTTGTCGGCCTGCGCTATGTGGTGTGGGGCGGCGGGGCCGAGATGGGGCCGGACGATATCGCCGCCGGGGTCAACCGTTTGCTGGCAGAGGGCGTCTTGCGGCGCTAG
- the serS gene encoding serine--tRNA ligase, with protein sequence MHDIRFIRENPEAFDAGLARRGLAPLAAGLIALDEERRAVTTQVQIAQSRRNEASKLIGAAMAKGDKDAAEALKAEVAALKDEMPALEARADELAKHLKEALEIIPNLPGADVPDGGGEEENVEVSRWGTPREFDFTAKEHADIAPALGMDFETGTRLSGARFTFLRGGMARLHRALGQFMLDVQTGEHGYAECNPPVLVKDEAMYGTDKLPKFAEDSFGILNEAKKIEIETDALNASIKSDGEALIDFLDLTRLIRKNVEDVDAITESDNYPALVDQLDDMLAAYEKRLLDRVKRSNEIEEREALARKSKQISSLYLIPTSEVSLTASVMGELLDEAALPMRLTALTLCFRSEAGAAGRDTRGFIRQHQFEKCELVSIVKPEDSEAEHQRMVRAAETILERLALPYRKLLLCTGDMGFGARKTYDLEVWLPGQGAFREISSCSNTGDFQARRMNTRYRVAGEKRTEFVHTLNGSGLAVGRTLVAVIENYQNKDGSVTVPEALRPYMGGLEVITPQ encoded by the coding sequence ATGCACGATATCCGCTTTATCCGAGAGAACCCCGAGGCTTTTGATGCGGGCCTTGCCCGGCGCGGGCTTGCACCGCTGGCTGCGGGCCTGATCGCGCTGGACGAAGAACGCCGCGCGGTCACCACGCAGGTGCAGATCGCGCAGAGCCGCCGCAACGAAGCGAGCAAGCTGATCGGCGCGGCGATGGCCAAGGGCGACAAGGACGCAGCCGAGGCGCTGAAGGCCGAAGTCGCCGCGCTCAAGGACGAGATGCCCGCGCTGGAAGCGCGCGCCGACGAGTTGGCGAAGCATCTCAAAGAGGCGCTGGAGATCATCCCCAACCTGCCCGGCGCGGACGTCCCCGATGGCGGCGGCGAGGAGGAGAATGTCGAAGTCTCGCGCTGGGGCACCCCGCGGGAGTTCGATTTCACCGCCAAGGAACACGCCGACATCGCCCCTGCTCTGGGCATGGATTTCGAGACCGGCACCCGGCTGTCGGGCGCACGCTTCACCTTCCTGCGCGGCGGCATGGCACGGCTGCACCGGGCGCTTGGTCAGTTCATGCTCGACGTGCAGACGGGCGAGCATGGCTATGCCGAATGCAACCCGCCAGTGCTCGTCAAGGACGAGGCGATGTACGGCACGGACAAGCTGCCGAAGTTTGCTGAGGATAGCTTCGGCATCTTGAACGAGGCCAAAAAGATCGAAATCGAAACCGACGCGCTAAACGCATCGATCAAATCAGATGGCGAGGCGCTGATAGACTTCCTCGATCTTACTCGGCTGATTAGAAAGAATGTGGAAGACGTAGATGCCATAACTGAATCTGATAATTATCCAGCCTTGGTTGATCAGCTTGATGACATGCTTGCTGCGTACGAAAAGCGCTTACTTGACAGAGTGAAGCGCTCGAATGAAATCGAAGAGCGAGAGGCGCTCGCTCGCAAAAGCAAGCAAATATCTTCACTTTACCTCATCCCCACCAGCGAAGTTTCCCTCACCGCCAGCGTCATGGGCGAGCTGCTCGACGAAGCCGCTCTGCCGATGCGGCTCACCGCGCTCACGCTGTGCTTCCGCTCCGAGGCCGGTGCGGCGGGGCGCGATACGCGGGGGTTCATCCGCCAGCACCAGTTCGAAAAGTGCGAACTGGTCAGCATCGTAAAGCCTGAGGACTCCGAAGCAGAACACCAGCGCATGGTCCGCGCTGCCGAGACCATCCTCGAACGCCTCGCCCTGCCCTATCGCAAGCTTCTGCTGTGCACCGGCGACATGGGCTTCGGCGCGCGCAAGACCTACGACCTCGAAGTGTGGCTCCCCGGTCAGGGCGCCTTCCGCGAGATCAGCTCGTGCTCCAACACCGGCGACTTCCAGGCCCGCCGCATGAACACCCGCTACCGCGTGGCGGGCGAGAAGCGCACCGAGTTCGTCCACACCCTCAACGGCTCCGGCCTCGCGGTCGGGCGCACGCTGGTCGCGGTGATCGAGAACTACCAGAACAAGGATGGCAGCGTGACGGTGCCGGAAGCGCTCAGGCCGTATATGGGCGGGCTTGAGGTCATCACCCCCCAATAA